Proteins co-encoded in one Papaver somniferum cultivar HN1 chromosome 5, ASM357369v1, whole genome shotgun sequence genomic window:
- the LOC113279833 gene encoding methyltransferase-like protein 6 gives MVASPSSLLLVCTLQSSKKRMELKEAQYFSKDFEWEKLREEIENDISLHYHLESPPSSSFSLSKDSEAWQNFHSRHYSGRFFKERRYLLKEFPELLDCDENSKVLEIGCGNGSTVLPILRGKHSTIVYACDCSTEALDRAKEIIETADGVSAKHRFCPFVCDFSANKFPNWLICNTCRRTSLKQLVDCETDVKDDKDTDLGASTALKEAQCCVGGVHFVTLIFTLSAVPSEKMPPAIAECLAVLRPGGVLLFRDYGLYDMTMLRFPANQRIGLREYVRSDGTRSYFFCLETVRELFVAAGFIELELDYCCINSANRRHGKSMRRVWVHGKFQKPI, from the exons atgg TAGCATCTCCATCATCACTCCTCCTGGTTTGCACGCTGCAGAGTTCGAAAAAGAGGATGGAACTCAAGGAGGCGCagtatttttcgaaagatttcgAGTGGGAAAAACTCAGAGAAGAAATCGAAAATGACATTTCTCTTCATTACCATCTAGAATCCCCTCCATCATCATCTTTTTCTCTTTCAAAAGATTCTGAGGCATGGCAAAACTTCCACAGTCGTCACTACTCTGGAAGGTTCTTCAAG GAAAGGAGGTATTTATTGAAAGAATTTCCAGAATTACTTgactgtgatgaaaattctaagGTTTTGGAGATTGGATGTGGGAATGGTAGCACTGTTCTGCCCATTTTACG TGGCAAACACAGCaccattgtatatgcttgtgaTTGTAGCACGGAGGCTCTTGATAGAGCGAAGGAAATAATAGAAACAGCTGATGGGGTCTCAGCTAAGCATCGGTTTTGTCCATTTGTCTGTGACTTTTCTGCGAATAAATTTCCAAATTGGTTGATTTGCAATACCTGTCGTAGAACATCTCTGAAACAGCTAGTGGATTGTGAAACAG ATGTTAAAGATGACAAAGATACAGATTTAGGTGCGTCAACCGCCTTGAAGGAAGCCCAATGTTGTGTAGGCGGGGTTCATTTTGTTACCTTG ATATTCACATTATCAGCTGTACCATCCGAAAAGATGCCACCAGCAATTGCAGAATGCCTTGCTGTTCTAAGGCCTGGTGGGGTGCTCCTATTCAGAGATTATG GTCTTTATGACATGACAATGCTTCGATTTCCAGCAAACCAAAGAATAGGATTAAGGGAGTACGTGCGATCTGACGGAACACGTTCTTACTTCTTCTGCCTTGAAACAGTGAGGGAGCTTTTTGTTGCTGCTGGTTTTATTGAG CTTGAGCTTGATTACTGTTGCATCAATTCAGCGAACCGTCGACATGGGAAGAGCATGCGGAGAGTTTGGGTTCATGGAAAGTTTCAGAAACCCATTTGA